A DNA window from Takifugu flavidus isolate HTHZ2018 chromosome 15, ASM371156v2, whole genome shotgun sequence contains the following coding sequences:
- the otol1a gene encoding otolin-1-A: protein MSSVHLVLLTLVASMAVLTASGRATRWPKPQSAKKPPRGGGSGGAGGGGFVQAAATTSFSSMHTDETTEVMLDAHSLAPTDSTTYAVDTYPTDFHVDAIAPPGNNLENYTVDYNECFFNVCECCPLVKGIVGPMGERGPPGSPGERGPLGLPGQKGETGPRGPPGPAGLPGAKGLNGDKGERGGRGLGGDPGAPGIPGKQGETGDQGPKGEKGERGFSGPKGDPGERGRPGLNGTGGFPGQDGSPGLSGPKGQKGEQGLSCECVSGEKDKPGFKGEMGPPGLRGIDGEKGARGEPGPPGAKGDSGARGPPGPPGARGMAGMRGERGPKGVRGPRGLKGSPGESLEPVRSAFSVGLFPSRSFPPPNLPVKFDKVFYNGEGHWDPALNKFNVTYPGVYLFSYHITVRSRPVRAALVVNGIRKLRTRDSLYGQDIDQASNLALLHLNEGDRVWLETLRDWNGVYSSSEDDSTFSGFLLYPDIVNL, encoded by the exons ATGTCCTCCGTGCATCTAGTCCTCCTGACCCTTGTCGCGTCGATGGCCGTTCTGACCGCCAGCGGCAGAGCTACGCGCTGGCCCAAACCTCAGAGCGCCAAAAAGCCCCCACGGGGTGGTGGCAGCGGCGGGGCAGGCGGCGGAGGATTCGTACAGGCCGCCGCCACGACGTCCTTTTCCAGCATGCACACGGATGAGACGACGGAGGTCATGTTAGACGCGCACTCCCTCGCCCCCACAGACAGCACAACTTACGCCGTCGACACTTATCCCACCGATTTCCACGTGGACGCCATCGCACCCCCAGGAAACAACCTTGAGAATTACACCGTTGACTACAACGAATGTTTCTTTAACGTCTGTGAATGTTGCCCACTGGTAAAGGGAATCGTGGGACCAATGGGGGAAAGAGGGCCCCCAGGGTCACCTGGAGAAAGGGGCCCTCTGG GGTTGCCAGGACAGAAGGGAGAAACTGGGCCCAGAGGACCCCCTGGACCAGCAGGGCTACCTGGAGCCAAAGGGCTCAACGGTGACAAAG GTGAAAGAGGTGGACGAGGACTGGGGGGTGATCCTGGTGCCCCGGGGATCCcaggaaaacaaggagaaaCAG GTGACCAAGGGCCCAAGGGAGAGAAAGGTGAACGTGGCTTCAGTGGTCCAAAGGGGGACCCAGGAGAAAGAGGACGGCCAGGTTTAAATGGGACTGGCGGCTTCCCTGGGCAAGATGGCTCCCCGGGGTTATCAGGACCAAAGGGTCAAAAAGGAGAACAAGGACTTTCTTGCGAATGTGTATCAGGTGAGAAGGATAAGCCTGGTTTTAAGGGCGAGATGGGTCCCCCAGgtctgaggggaattgatggtGAAAAGGGAGCCAGAGGGGAGCCTGGGCCTCCGGGAGCAAAGGGGGACAGTGGTGCTAGAGGGCCACCGGGACCTCCAGGAGCCAGGGGCATGGCAGGAATGAGAGGGGAGCGGGGACCTAAAGGTGTACGTGGGCCTCGTGGGCTTAAAGGCTCCCCAGGTGAGAGCCTGGAGCCGGTTCGCTCAGCCTTCAGTGTGGGCTTATTTCCAAGCAGATCCTTCCCTCCCCCCAATCTGCCTGTGAAGTTTGATAAGGTGTTTTACAATGGGGAAGGCCACTGGGACCCGGCACTAAACAAGTTCAATGTCACCTACCCAGGAGTGTACTTATTCAGTTACCACATCACTGTGCGCAGCCGGCCTGTGCGTGCCGCCTTAGTGGTTAATGGCATAAGGAAGCTACGGACCAGGGATTCTTTGTACGGCCAGGACATTGATCAGGCATCCAATCTCGCGCTGCTGCATCTGAATGAAGGCGACCGGGTGTGGCTGGAGACGCTGAGAGACTGGAATGGGGTTTACTCCAGCAGCGAGGATGACAGCACTTTCTCTGGATTCCTACTTTATCCAGACATTGTAAATCTGTGA